A single genomic interval of Homo sapiens chromosome 15, GRCh38.p14 Primary Assembly harbors:
- the LRRC57 gene encoding leucine-rich repeat-containing protein 57, with protein MGNSALRAHVETAQKTGVFQLKDRGLTEFPADLQKLTSNLRTIDLSNNKIESLPPLLIGKFTLLKSLSLNNNKLTVLPDEICNLKKLETLSLNNNHLRELPSTFGQLSALKTLSLSGNQLGALPPQLCSLRHLDVMDLSKNQIRSIPDSVGELQVIELNLNQNQISQISVKISCCPRLKILRLEENCLELSMLPQSILSDSQICLLAVEGNLFEIKKLRELEGYDKYMERFTATKKKFA; from the exons ATGGGAAACAGTGCGCTCCGCGCTCATGTGGAAACGGCGCAGAAAACTGGTGTCTTTCAGCTTAAGGACCGAGGGCTGACCGAG TTCCCCGCAGACTTGCAGAAGCTGACGAGCAATCTCAGGACCATCGACTTGTCCAACAACAAGATCGAAAGCCTACCGCCTTTGCTGATAGGAAAGTTCACTCTGCTGAAGAGCCTCTCCCTGAACAACAACAAACTGA CTGTTCTGCCTGATGAGATATGCAATCTGAAAAAACTAGAGACGCTAAGCCTAAACAACAATCACCTTAGAGAGCTGCCGTCTACCTTTGGGCAACTCTCTGCCCTCAAGACCCTGAGCCTCTCTGGGAACCAACTGGGAGCATTACCTCCCCAACTTTGTAGCCTACGGCACCTGGATGTGATGGATCTCTCTAAGAACCAGATTCGAAGTATACCTGACTCAGTGGGAGAGCTGCAAGTCATCGAACTCAACCTCAACCAGAATCAG ATATCTCAGATCTCAGTGAAGATATCTTGCTGTCCACGCCTTAAAATTCTTCGCCTGGAAGAGAATTGTCTTGAGCTCAGCATGCTTCCCCAGAGCATCCTCAGTGATTCCCAGATCTGTCTGCTTGCTGTGGAAGGCaatctttttgaaataaagaaactTCGAGAACTGGAAGGCTATGATAAG TACATGGAGAGGTTCACAGCCACCAAGAAGAAGTTTGCGTGA
- the LRRC57 gene encoding leucine-rich repeat-containing protein 57 isoform X1 yields the protein MGNSALRAHVETAQKTGVFQLKDRGLTEFPADLQKLTSNLRTIDLSNNKIESLPPLLIGKFTLLKSLSLNNNKLTVLPDEICNLKKLETLSLNNNHLRELPSTFGQLSALKTLSLSGNQLGALPPQLCSLRHLDVMDLSKNQIRSIPDSVGELQVIELNLNQNQISQISVKISCCPRLKILRLEENCLELSMLPQSILSDSQICLLAVEGNLFEIKKLRELEGYDKGSCTAKLIS from the exons ATGGGAAACAGTGCGCTCCGCGCTCATGTGGAAACGGCGCAGAAAACTGGTGTCTTTCAGCTTAAGGACCGAGGGCTGACCGAG TTCCCCGCAGACTTGCAGAAGCTGACGAGCAATCTCAGGACCATCGACTTGTCCAACAACAAGATCGAAAGCCTACCGCCTTTGCTGATAGGAAAGTTCACTCTGCTGAAGAGCCTCTCCCTGAACAACAACAAACTGA CTGTTCTGCCTGATGAGATATGCAATCTGAAAAAACTAGAGACGCTAAGCCTAAACAACAATCACCTTAGAGAGCTGCCGTCTACCTTTGGGCAACTCTCTGCCCTCAAGACCCTGAGCCTCTCTGGGAACCAACTGGGAGCATTACCTCCCCAACTTTGTAGCCTACGGCACCTGGATGTGATGGATCTCTCTAAGAACCAGATTCGAAGTATACCTGACTCAGTGGGAGAGCTGCAAGTCATCGAACTCAACCTCAACCAGAATCAG ATATCTCAGATCTCAGTGAAGATATCTTGCTGTCCACGCCTTAAAATTCTTCGCCTGGAAGAGAATTGTCTTGAGCTCAGCATGCTTCCCCAGAGCATCCTCAGTGATTCCCAGATCTGTCTGCTTGCTGTGGAAGGCaatctttttgaaataaagaaactTCGAGAACTGGAAGGCTATGATAAG gGGTCATGTACTGCTAAACTCATCTCCTAA
- the LRRC57 gene encoding leucine-rich repeat-containing protein 57 isoform X2: MGNSALRAHVETAQKTGVFQLKDRGLTEFPADLQKLTSNLRTIDLSNNKIESLPPLLIGKFTLLKSLSLNNNKLTVLPDEICNLKKLETLSLNNNHLRELPSTFGQLSALKTLSLSGNQLGALPPQLCSLRHLDVMDLSKNQIRSIPDSVGELQVIELNLNQNQISQISVKISCCPRLKILRLEENCLELSMLPQSILSDSQICLLAVEGNLFEIKKLRELEGYDKILLCCLG; the protein is encoded by the exons ATGGGAAACAGTGCGCTCCGCGCTCATGTGGAAACGGCGCAGAAAACTGGTGTCTTTCAGCTTAAGGACCGAGGGCTGACCGAG TTCCCCGCAGACTTGCAGAAGCTGACGAGCAATCTCAGGACCATCGACTTGTCCAACAACAAGATCGAAAGCCTACCGCCTTTGCTGATAGGAAAGTTCACTCTGCTGAAGAGCCTCTCCCTGAACAACAACAAACTGA CTGTTCTGCCTGATGAGATATGCAATCTGAAAAAACTAGAGACGCTAAGCCTAAACAACAATCACCTTAGAGAGCTGCCGTCTACCTTTGGGCAACTCTCTGCCCTCAAGACCCTGAGCCTCTCTGGGAACCAACTGGGAGCATTACCTCCCCAACTTTGTAGCCTACGGCACCTGGATGTGATGGATCTCTCTAAGAACCAGATTCGAAGTATACCTGACTCAGTGGGAGAGCTGCAAGTCATCGAACTCAACCTCAACCAGAATCAG ATATCTCAGATCTCAGTGAAGATATCTTGCTGTCCACGCCTTAAAATTCTTCGCCTGGAAGAGAATTGTCTTGAGCTCAGCATGCTTCCCCAGAGCATCCTCAGTGATTCCCAGATCTGTCTGCTTGCTGTGGAAGGCaatctttttgaaataaagaaactTCGAGAACTGGAAGGCTATGATAAG atcttgctgtgttgcctgggctag